The following DNA comes from Erigeron canadensis isolate Cc75 chromosome 3, C_canadensis_v1, whole genome shotgun sequence.
AAgcttttgaatttttgatctATAGTGGTCAGACGCCTTCGTGTTCTCATAAGATGTCTTTTGGTAACGGTCACGGGGATCCCCGATTAGGCCTCAAACACATGAGTCAAAGACTCGCTTTTCATGGGTAAAGCCTCAACTGTTTGCTCGTTAGTTACATCCATGAATAGCAATAGTAAGAAGTTTTGATATACATATTGGCAAGATATATCTAAGTATGATTGTAGCTGTAGGCAGTACATATTCTAGGTTTAACATTATAGTAATTTACTGAATAGTTGTTGGGTTGATAGCCCAATGGCAAAGGGGAGTCCTTCTAATGAAGGCTTGATTCAGGGTTCGAGTCCTGAGGAGGCAACGTGTACCCCTATTAATTGTCGCGCTTTCAGGCAAATTAGTAGGGTTTTTttctcctactaggtattgggTGATAGGGCTCTCTAGCGTGAACCCGGTCAAGACAACATAGTCTAGACCCCCCGTTGTAATATTTGATCTGCGCctgtttaaaaagtaatttttcatttgtttagGCAATGATGGGAGGGACTTTATTACCGTGGAGCACTGTGGTGATGATTTTCTTGCGCCACTTGCCGAAACTATGCAAGATAGTGAGGAATGGGATGATTTACAAACTTTGGAGACCCAGGCTTCTGAAACCTAGGGAGACATGTTTAACAAGGACGCAATGATAGATGATGAAGCCGTGGATGATGGACCTTTTGTCCATGTAAAAAATGACGCACCTGAAATTCAGAAACATCAAAACTTGATGCATTTGGATTCCACTAGTAAAGATGAAGACCTGGACTTTAGTATCTCGAGCAAGAAGGATACAAAATCTCCCTACTCTGGATCCAGTAGTAAAATGCACCTATTTGTGGATGGCAGCACTTCAAAAATCAAGGTTAGACTGCTTATTTTACATATTCTCTAAGGCATTTTTAGGATCTCCATTATATAAATTGCTTAAGTCCTATAATAGAATGTGTTTTCTATATCTATTGTTTACAAGGGTGTTTAAATTTACGATTGGATTTATGTTTGGATGAACCGATTCTGTGTAGATAGTCTGATTATTTAGAGGTCAGGTACCTAGCTTTGGATAAAAAAGCAATAAGTATAGTTTTATAAAGAGTGGACAGGAAAATCAATAGATTGATTCGGTTAACCTAATTAAGATACTTCTTTTACTCCCATTTCACGAAAACATCACTTATTTTTCAATTGCTCATTTTGGTCATTTCACCTCTAACATCCTTGAAGTAGTTAGAAATTTCCAAACACTGAAACATCGTATTGCCTGATTAGTATTTTAAGTAGAAGAAGCACATCCAAACGCTATCTTCTATGGCTCGTTTTTGTACACATCTGGTTctgattattcaaatcacattATTTCTTTGATTCTTTCAAAATGCACATCCACCCACCCACCTTGGTTGAAAGCATGttagttaaaaatataatttaagaaGTATGCATATTCTaaattataacatttaaaagATATTCTTCAAGCAAAGATGTGAGTTTTGCATGGGATTGATCCagaaaatttatactttaaataGATATCTTTGAAATAGGATTATTTTAAAACGAGAGTCATACTGTATTGGTTTACCATGAACATTGATTTGTTTGGTACTTAATGTCGGATGGCAAAAGCAAAGCTACACAAACTTCAGTATTATCTTTCATTAAGAAGAATAGCCCCACTGTAGAAAATGATGGGGAGAAGGGAACTCTTAGCTATGAAGAGTTGAAGAAAATAGATGATCTTGAATTGGCAGATTTTGTGATATTCAGTAACAAGGCATTACTTGGAAGAAGACATTATACCAAGTCAAAAAGGCTTACTTGGAAGAAGACATGTCAGTACTTTTGAAAATACTGACTGTTCTTTTAGATTGCAGTGATGAACCACCTGCAATCTGGAGTAGAAGTTACCTATTTAGAAATTTAGTTTGTATTAACGGGTCATTTAATGCAATCAACCTTACTCTAGTTTTACTAAATGCCATTGTTGGCTGGTCAAGTGACTATAGACTAACACTATAGAGTGattaataaacttttattttgtagGAGAGAAAATCCATCATGCAAGCTCTTGTATGTGACTCCAGAAAGGATTGCTGGGAACATATCATTTCAAGAAACCTTGCATTCTTTGCACCAGAAGGTTTGGTTCTAGATTTATAGAAGATAGGCTATGTCAACAGCTCACACCAAAATTTTATAAACCGAATTTTAATTGCCATTGATGAACAATGTTAATCTTTATACAGAGACAACTAGCTGGATTTGTTGTTGATGAAGCACATTGTGTGCGGTATGGCCTtgcttttgttatatatatgttaataaatcATAGATTTATTTATGCATATAGGTTCATTTCTCTATTGCATCAATCATTTTAGTTTGGAATATTTTTTCCTTTGTTAATTCAGCCAATGGGGACATAATTTCCGTCCAGATTATAGAGCATTGGGGTCTCTTAAGTTTAATTTTGCAAATGTTCCTGTGATGGCGTTGACTGCTACTGCAACAGAGTCAGTTCGTAAGGTATTGCTTATTTGGTTATGGACAGGTCGAATGGGTTGGGTAAATGGTCAAAGTAGTACTGGGTCAACAGGGGTTCTGGTTGAAACAGGCCATCTTTTAGGACTGCCTGATACTGTCAAGTTCGTGCTGGCCCGTACACactttttttgttcatttaaagGTTTTTTATATAACGCATTATCTCGATTACAAAAGAAGATTGTTATAGCAACAATCTAAATCGTTGAGAAAAAGTGATCAAAGGGTTATATGCACTAACAATATACTTTGGGAAACTTTTAACCTGTTTGACTTGTTACGTATTTTGACTTGACCCATCTAAGATAAATCACAAGCTAAATTGACTTTCAAAGGTATATGTAtttgaaattgccacctctagttaTACATTATTATGGGCAAAGTTCATATAACAATGCCTATAGTAGTTTGTTGGACATTCTGAAATCTTTAAAAATCCCACGTACTCTTGTTCTAGAGACAAGCTTTCGTAGGGCCAAATATGAAGTATGAAGTGATTGAGAAAAACAAAGAGTCTTTAAGCAGCTTGGAAAATTACTGTCTGATCGCTTCTATGATTCTTCTGGGATAGTGTATTGCCTTTCAAAAACGAATGTGTGGAAGTTTCCAACTTTTTAAATGAGAAATGCAAGTTAAAACAGTATATTACCATGCTGGTTTGTCTGCTTGTCAAAGGACGACTGCTCAGTAGAAATGGTACACAGGAGAGGTGCATGTGGTGTGTGCCACTATTGCTTTCGGCATGGGAATAGACAAGCCTGATgttgtaagtgtgtgtgtgtgtgtgtatttccGATTTTACTCAAAAGTTAGATAATTTAAGAATCAAGATATGACTTCTATCCCTGCTTTGATAGGAAGCTGATAGAATTAGCGTACCTTACCAAGTGTATAGGTAAATAGGTCacatgggtttttttttgtaactagGAGAGTTGACAAAATGGAAGGGTTGTTTGCTTTTGGTATCATGTTCGGGTCAAAAGGTGTATCTTATATAATCTTTCCATAACATTTTTAATCCTCAAGAAAACCATATAAGGTTTTCCTCTTTTCTGCATACCAATCCATAACTGGAGTGGTACCCGTTAGGCCCGTTACCAATGCAACTTCGGCCCACATGTGAAGTTGAGACACCCGgatcgatccttagggatgccCAAATCATGTGAGTATTAAGTCAAAGCCTCAATGGTATTTTACCGGCATGATAACCCTTACGGGGTGGGATGATGGGGACCCCATGTGGTGCCGAGGAAAGTGCTCTCCTTTATTTTTtcttaggaggttttatgcatctTAAATACATGCTGTGCAAGTGTGCAACTTATTTCCTTTGAGCCATCTGACCGTTTCTTTTAAGCTACAGTTTTCAAAATGTActtacttttattatattaatcgCTTTACACGCTAACATGACTTGTATCAACTCCCTAATAAGTTAATAGGCCAACATTGCCGGCTATAGTGTATGTCGATCATCATTTTCAGCGGTTTGTGATTCACAATACACTTTCAAAGTCTATTGAAAGCTATTATCAAGAACCTGGAAGGGCTGGAAGAGATAATCTCCCTTCAGAATGCCTTGCTTTGTATCAGAAAAAAGATTTTAGCAAGATTGTCTGAATGTTACGAAGCTGAAAAAGCAGAAATTAAAGAAAGTTTTAAGATTGCAATGGATCCAGCTGGTAAAATGAAAAAGTATTGTGAACAGAAGGTTAGCATAGTTAGGTTTTGCCAACAAGTATATCTGGCTACTGGCTTACTTCAAAAATCATGGTTTTATTTCGATACACATAGATCTGATGCATCTGTGAATTTTGCAGGCAAAATGTCGTAGACAGATTTTACTGGAGCACTTTGGGAAATCTTTCAATCCAAGATTGTACAAAAATGGATCTAGCCCTTGTGATATTTGTCTAAAGTCACCTTCGTGATCAAAATTCACCAGCTACACTGAACAATGGAGAGTTGATATATGCAGGGATGATCATCTTTTTGTAGTCAACCTTAAATACTATCTATGTTAAGTACGAGTAATTATTAGTTAATAGTTGACAGTGCCCCATTCTCGAGGGCATATAAGTGCTTGCAGGGCCTCCACTTTTTTGGGACCCCCAAATTCAATAGGAAGGGAAGTTTGATCAAACACTCTAAAAGTTAATCTATTACTTATACTTTTTCTTATTCATTTAGTCGAATTCCATTTTTTTAGCCAATGGGATTGGTGGTCAATTAGTAAGGTTTTTGACGTTGGGTAATAATCTACCAGTGTTCAAATGTGGATTATTGAGGGggatttgttttttatttaaaaaaaacacctaACCAAGTTAAAACCTTCACCCAAACTTCACTTTCTGAACCATGTAATTAGTGTTTCGGTCATATTGCGAAGAAACTTGAATTGAAACAAGGCAGTGAACATCGAAATATAGTTTTGCATGTGTCATTTCATGTAGATCTTGTAACATGCTACAATAAACCATACAAGTCTACTATGACATGCCTATCACTTATTTATTCTAATCAACTAATGTTCTTCCCTCAAAACTCCCTGCTCTAGGCAGAGGACTTGCAAACACAAAAACACCTCGTGAGCTGAGGTAGCTCTCTGTAGTAAAACCGATCTAACTTACCACTGGAATGACCCCCTTCCTACTTATGTTGCATAGCTGTAACTCAAACTTTTGGAGCCTTACTCATCTGTGTTTCTTATCAAGCAAATGCAGATAGTATATTCTTCTTCAGCGTGAATTCATCTGCCTTAAATGGGCTAATCGACTGCAAAGCCACAAAGTAAATATAACCTTTCATGGATTGTTATATAGTCAAAGAGTCAAAGATGTAAAATCaaaccataataataaaatcagtCATTCAGTTGTGTAATTCTGAAATGTTTGGATGTGGGTTTCCAAAGTGATATTGTGAAATTGAATCATCAGAATCTCTATAAACAAGTTGTAGAAGATGTATAGTGTTTGAATATCTTTTTCCCTGTTTGAAGTTGTAATAGTTATACATGAGACGTTTGAGTGTTCATTAAGATATGCAGTACACATTGCTACgagtaataaaatgattatGTGGACAGATCATTGAAATTCTTACCTTGGAAAGTATACGTTCTATACGTTGGGTTTCATTCTTTGCATAGTCGACACCTTTAGCCATACAACTGTGGGCAACTTTAATGTAGATTTTCCCATATCTGTTTCCAATATGTATccaaaatttagttaaaagaaATAGATAGAAATGCAAGTAAAAGAGTGAGAGCATGAATTCTGACAGTAACCTTGCCATAGGACCATCGAGATTTCCAGCTTCCTCCTCAATCTTGGTGAATACCTGTTTCTTATCATCATCACCAGCGTTCATGAACTCCTTCACCAAGTTATCCAAAATCTTAACTATTCCAGCCTGTTATCAGCAGGATTATAAACTATCAGATTCAAAAGATACAGTGAAAATGGCAATTTTGACATATCTACCGATGTGTACTTTTATAACAAccttcaaaataatttttattcaaaaatttgCTATCATTACAATAATTTTGGTTTTATAATTAACCTTGACAGCTTAAAGTTctataaaaagtttaaagaaatGGACATTAAGTGTTACCTAATCAACAATTCCTAAACCGGGCCATTCTGACTCTGGACCAGATAGTAATACTTTAAATAATACTCAATAATAAATGCActaattagttatacatatgGGCAGGAAAGCGCTTATGGGGCAGTCCAACCAGACCCGAGCCATATAAATCACTACTAAAATGTTTGTTGTGTTACTCATTACCCAAGCCAGACTAACTcgcccatcttgccacctctaattcGCAAATGGCTTAAAGCTTAGTTTTCAGGTAATGAAGTACTAACTGAGGAGGTAAGTCGTCCTTTCCCATCACGGCTAGTACCACACTTGTCATTTATGAAGGTCACAAGACTATCTAAATCCAGCCCTCCTTCATATTCTTCACCAGCTTTGTCATTCTTTGAGAAGAATTTTATAGTCGGATAACCATGTACAGAATACCTGCGTACACCATTCCTTAGTTTAAACGACTTCAAAATAAGTAGAAAAAATGTCCTTCAGCGTTCTTATTTTGGCCGATTTTAAAGAACCAAGATTTGAACATTTAGGCGATAATTTGAAGGTCATATGAGTTTCTTACCTCTCTCCAAGATCTTTGTAATTGTCAGCGTCAATATTTGCAATGACTACTTCGTCCTCATTTTTAAATGCGGTTGCAAGACTTTCATAGATCtgcaacaaaatataaaatgaggGAGTTAAACAGATTTCTGAAATCAAAACTTTCCATTTAGCAATGAAATCAGAAGAGAAGATTCACATACAGGAACAAGGTCATTGCAATGATGACACCTGCAATACGACACATAAAATTGTGAATAAACATGAGCAGTTATTGCTAAACTGGCATATCTTAAGTTCATGGACGATATGAAAACGACATACCAGGGTGCATAGAACTCAACCAaaacatttttagttttatccAAAACGATATCGTCAAAGTTTTCTGAATTTAGTATTGCCACATTTGTTAAAATTGGACCTAGCTTGACAGCTGTCCCTGAAAATAATCATAAAAGTTTGCTATGTTAAACATACGGTGACACAATATATTTGCAACCAAATACCACTTAGACACTTAGATGATCATTGGAATGTCATTAATAGGTGAGAAGATCAAGTAGTTGTTCTAGTCCACTATGGATTAATTGTAAGTATATGCATATGTGTGTGGGTATAATcctttcaaattatataataatccAGGATTCTGAAAAATATTGGACTTTTGACTGTCTATAATCAGGGTTAATACCAAAAAATAGTAACTTATGTTCACTTTTGTTCCAAGGTACTTAATGTACTCTGTAACCTACCTTGGAACAAAAGTGAAAGTATGTCGCTATTTTATGACATTTACCCGATTGTTACTACTAGTATGAAAGTATGGAAGTTCGATAGCTTATACACATCACAGAGCATAAAGACATAATGAATGGATCACCACACAGAAGATAAAAATGGCAATCAAATTTTGTTTACAGAATCAAATAACACAGATAAACACGCGAAATAGAGAAGGAATCTACCTGCTTGAGTATTTATATACTCTGCAAGTTCATCAGCAGAGCGGGCACCTTCATATCTGAGGAAAATAAATTCTAGCTAGCTTAATTATGCAATTATAATTATGTTAATGCTTGTTTATCTGATAACATAATCGGGCAACAACAAGTGATCGAAACTTGAAACCAATAGTACTTAAAATGAAATtaggaaacatatatatatatatatatatatgggaaagataatttgagaccaactaaaaaaagtccaaaaaaggaccattgattttcgtaacttacacaccaccatcatcatctactacgatatacaagacttttttgtaaaaacactaagactttccaacGACGGGctcaccagaaaatcatgtaaTGGTCCTAGTTGATCCTAAAATAAGAGATGgtttcaaaatatctcacccctatatatatatatatatatataggggaaagataatttgagatcAACtaaaaaaaggaccattgattttcgtaacttacacaccaccatcatcatctactacgatatatatatatatatatatatatgatggtgtacaaaaatcaatggtcctagttggtcctaaaataagaggtagtctcaaaatatctcatccctatatatatatatatatgatatatatatggactCACTCTATGGGTTCCAAAGACCCTTTGGGGAACCATTTGATGGTTGGATAACTAACAACACCGAATTTGGTGCAAAGAGGCTTATGCTCATCACAGTCCACCTATAACACATGataaaaaaacaagatttatatgttataacttataacatGTAATTTTTACACAATTTTCACAAGGTGATCTATCGAGAGTTGTAAGGAAAGAAGTAGTAGAAAATCGGTGTCTTTGTAAAGATAACTGAGAACGTACGATATTGCAAAGCTTTATATATCAAAGACATTACCTTTGCTACCAACACGGATTTTGTCTTCTTGAAGCCAACACCTAGTCTTTCGTATTCCGGAGCAAGTCTTTTGCAGTGTCCGCACCTGATATGACAGTAAGCGTAAATTAACACTGAAGTAAATATGCCACAGTGATGACAGTGTTATATGATAGACAAATTTTGTATCCATgtcacaaaaaataaaaattgcgCGAACGCCGGctaattgaaaattgaaaattcaaaataaatgaatataatGACAAATGAAGCGatctatactactttataaatcatttattttatgaaaagtgacAAATCTTGATTGAAAAATTGGTACACTATAACATTGTGaccaaaacaaaacataactttatacaaaaattaatatattagtaaCGTAAAACAAAAAGATGACCATCGATTATCTCATTTTTACGGTGAACATTTCAAAGATAACATGAAACCAATCACACATTCTCTATACATTTACCATGGAGTGTAGAACTCAACAAATGCGCCACGATCTTGACCAACCTCTGTGTCAAAATTAGTCGGGGTCAATGTGACAACATCAGCGATGGCCGGAGAAACAACGAATAGAGCTACGGTTACTAAGATGAAATGGATCCGTGATCTCGCCATGTTATGGCTAGCTTTTTCTTCGTGAATGAGTTTGTTTTAGCTCGGACATGCAAATGAGGTTTTTGAAGGAGTAAAACAGTGACCATTGTTTTAGGATAAGTCCTCAAACTATTACCAAAAGTCATGCACAGTCCCCATACTTTAAACTTAGTGATTGATTAGCACTGTGCAAGTATGTGGATGGGATTGAAATAGAAAATGTATGTAACCAATAAAGTAAAGGGTTAGGTATCTGTGTGTATATAATTTGTCTTTCAGTTACTATTATATAGAAGAAACTTAGTCGGGTTCATTGTATGTTTGACTTGTACAAGTGTTCTGGCACCAGTATAATAacctaaaatttttatattatgtttcaAATTCGAAtcctaattattaattatagaacTGGTCAcgaaaaacttttgaaaacaacccttaatatCCCGATTGAACGGTCtatatttaagtttaaaaaaaaaagaaactccCAATGCCATCTTCCATAGATTTTGGGTCCCAAATACCGTTTTTGACGGTGTATGGTAGAGGTTGAAATGTAGACAATCTTATCCCTACTAAAGATAGAGAGACCGCTTTTAGGTTCTACTAAAGGTAGAAAAGGATCTCCAGTCTTACTGGACATGAAGATCGAACCCTTAATTTCTGTCTCCAGATGCAAGAGCTTCAACTACTGATTCAACCCAGTTAAAATTACCCATCAATATTCCTAAAGACAACTTCATCCATTTTCTCAAAACTATATCTGTTCGATTAAAGTGTTTtgattaaaacataaaaaaaaaaaattgtcataaatttatcatatcacatcatcaatttataaaaatgttactgTAAATTGCTAAGCTTACCATCAATATTCATaaagggtttagtatttggaagtgtaagaaacttttacacttttgctattgtatgaatataacttagatttggtgcattgtaggaagaaactttatataattgttcaaataatgtaaaagtgtatacgtggcaaaTTATATAAGCTAGCACGTGTAATTTTTCGATTGGAGCATGTCAAAatgttacattatttgaacaattttacaaagttttttcctacaatgcaccaaatgtaagttacattcatacaattgaaaaagtataaaagttcGTTACACTTCTAAATACTAAACCCTAttcataaatataaacatgaaaaCTTCAACTCATATGGAGGTATGGAACATAAAGTGTATTAACTCGTTATAAACCTACAATCATAGATATTGTTATCTCTAAGTGTAATAATTATGTTGCAAGAGAAATATCATACCTCATTTAAGCATCTTTAGTTTGTAGAAATTGGCTCAAATCAGATTAATTTAAAGggaaatgatttttaatttagaGGGAAATGATAATCTTTATCAACTCGATTATATGTGTAATTCGTTAGTTTTTTctcttgattttattttatcattttactAAGTGTCATGATTCAATTGATAGACTATGctaattttttctaaaaatcttACAAGCATAGATACAAAAGTTGTTTTACGAATAATTTTTAGAGAACAATAAATTAAGATGTAATAAAACGAATTGACTTTTCGAATGACAATGATTCGACTTTTATAAATGTATGACGAAAACCCAAAGAAAGAGTCATTTTTTCTTCTTGACTTTTTGTATTTGGACCTTCCAATATTATAAAATCTGGTGTTAAATGTCTATTTCATTACGACATATTTGGAGCTGACAAAAGTCTTGCCTAGTAACCCATAATCCTTCCTTGTGTCTGACTATATGGAGATCTAGTTCAAACTAACTAGTTACAGTATGAAAAATACGATGAACTTGACTTGTATTTCTCAGAGTGAACACCAACTATAAAAACAAGCACGAATTGTATTACAATCCAAGTTTGACCTTGTAAAAACTCGACTCGAATTTGTTTGAAGCTATTCAAGCTATGGAGTCGAGCGATCTTTCTCGAGCTTGCCATTATGAAGGCGCGTCAGCTATCAACTCAAGTTTGAGCTAATGTCATAGTTAAATgccaaaagaaaatatattccTTATAATACGCAACAAAATAAGAACGTCTAAAACTGCATCCAACTTACATTACATTATACTCCAATCATCAAATCCACCAAAGTGTTTACAACGTTATATCACGCACCAAACCTTCCACAGCTTATATGTCAAATAACCCGAAACagcacaactatatatatatgaaatagtATTTGAGAACACCCAACCCCACCAGTAGGAAATAAAATCTCTAAAGAACTGAAACGATCACAACTTTTTTGTTTGCCTACTTGATGTACTGC
Coding sequences within:
- the LOC122591768 gene encoding probable protein disulfide-isomerase A6, encoding MSLIYKALQYRTFSVDCDEHKPLCTKFGVVSYPTIKWFPKGSLEPIEYEGARSADELAEYINTQAGTAVKLGPILTNVAILNSENFDDIVLDKTKNVLVEFYAPWCHHCNDLVPIYESLATAFKNEDEVVIANIDADNYKDLGERYSVHGYPTIKFFSKNDKAGEEYEGGLDLDSLVTFINDKCGTSRDGKGRLTSSAGIVKILDNLVKEFMNAGDDDKKQVFTKIEEEAGNLDGPMARYGKIYIKVAHSCMAKGVDYAKNETQRIERILSKSISPFKADEFTLKKNILSAFA